In Helianthus annuus cultivar XRQ/B chromosome 9, HanXRQr2.0-SUNRISE, whole genome shotgun sequence, the following are encoded in one genomic region:
- the LOC110880313 gene encoding triacylglycerol lipase OBL1: MVSLSDEMGERYLIVQPANGGITDLVRYGIFNNKASGSKFLLQQQQQQEDDDDDKNKRFVIIVSIIMRKLIKVLGKPMEWAGYVVDFILNLLSLNGGLLPLFANLFQGKMVIPERGTATFISTIGHIDGRINLEAEQRGIELEPGSRSLMDLCMMASKLAYENAAVINNVVNLHWKMHFVDFYNCWNEYQKERSTQVFIFCDKPRDANLIVISFRGTEPFDADDWITDFDYSWFEIPNIGKVHMGFLEAMGLGNRSNVSSFQELLQATNTDVFPAMVETSAYFVVRSKLRNLLEEHRNAKFMVTGHSLGGALAILFPTVLLFHEEELVLQRLLGVHTFGQPRVGNRELGRYVESKLQQPTPRYYRMVYCNDLVPRLPYDDKTFLYKHFGVCLYYDSFFVQQKVDEEPNPNYFGLWYLIPEYLNAVWELARGVVMGMAYGKEYKESWEGIMTRIIGLAIPGLSAHAPPNYVNSIRLGT; the protein is encoded by the exons ATGGTTTCCTTGAGTGATGAGATGGGTGAGAGGTACCTGATAGTGCAGCCTGCAAATGGTGGGATTACGGACCTCGTTAGATACGGGATCTTCAACAACAAAGCGAGCGGTTCTAAGTTCCTCctccaacagcagcagcagcaggaggatgatgatgatgataagaatAAGAGGTTTGTGATCATAGTATCGATAATAATGAGGAAGCTGATAAAGGTGTTGGGTAAGCCCATGGAGTGGGCAGGTTACGTTGTCGACTTCATACTAAACCTCCTCTCCCTCAACGGCGGCCTCCTACCTCTCTTTGCCAATCTCTTCCAAG GAAAGATGGTCATTCCAGAGAGAGGGACGGCAACATTTATCAGCACGATTGGGCATATTGATGGGCGAATAAATTTGGAGGCAGAACAGAGGGGCATTGAGTTAGAACCTGGGAGCAGGTCACTTATGGACCTATGTATGATGGCTTCTAAATTGGCCTATGAGAATGCTGCTGTTATTAACAACGTTGTCAATCTACACTGGAAG ATGCATTTCGTTGACTTCTACAACTGCTGGAATG AATATCAAAAGGAGAGATCAACCCAAGTGTTCATATTTTGCGACAAGCCAAGGGATGCAAATTTGATAGTGATCAGTTTCAGAGGGACAGAGCCATTTGATGCAGATGACTGGATTACTGATTTCGATTACTCTTGGTTTGAGATCCCAAATATAGGAAAAGTCCACATGGGTTTTCTAGAAGCCATGGGTCTTGGGAACAGATCTAACGTGTCTTCCTTCCAGGAGCTTCTTCAAGCAACCAACACAGACGTTTTTCCAGCGATGGTGGAGACGAGTGCATATTTTGTTGTGAGGAGCAAGCTCAGGAACTTACTTGAGGAGCATAGGAATGCAAAGTTTATGGTGACGGGGCATAGCCTAGGTGGGGCCCTTGCCATATTATTCCCGACAGTTCTCCTGTTTCATGAGGAAGAGCTTGTTTTACAGAGGTTGTTAGGTGTACACACGTTTGGGCAGCCAAGAGTTGGGAACCGCGAGCTAGGGAGGTATGTGGAATCAAAATTACAACAACCCACTCCCAGATATTATAGAATGGTCTACTGCAATGACCTTGTTCCGCGCTTGCCTTATGACGACAAAACATTCTTGTATAAGCATTTTGGGGTGTGCCTTTACTACGATAGCTTCTTTGTCCAGCAA AAAGTGGATGAAGAACCAAACCCGAACTACTTTGGGTTGTGGTACCTGATTCCAGAGTATCTGAATGCTGTATGGGAATTAGCGAGAGGTGTGGTAATGGGAATGGCATACGGGAAAGAGTACAAGGAGTCTTGGGAAGGCATAATGACGCGGATCATAGGTTTGGCCATTCCTGGCCTTTCTGCTCATGCCCCTCCTAATTACGTCAATTCCATAAGACTTGGAACCTAA